The following are encoded in a window of Clostridium thermarum genomic DNA:
- the uvrB gene encoding excinuclease ABC subunit UvrB, with translation MGEFKIKSSYKPTGDQPAAIDKLVKSIQAGNRGQTLLGVTGSGKTFTMANIIERVQKPTLVLAHNKTLAAQLCSEFREFFPDSAVEYFVSYYDYYQPEAYVPQTDTFIEKDASINDEIERLRHSATSALFERRDVIIVASVSCIYGLGNPEEYKNLTISLRQGMQKDRDEIIKKLVEIQYERNEIDFHRGTFRVRGDVLDIVPSNSVSRGIRVEFFGDEIDRIREFDILTGELLKDLKHVSIFPASHFATSAERLEVAIRKIEEELEERLKELIAQDKVLEAQRLKQRTNFDIEMMREVGYCSGIENYSRILDGRDPGTPPQTLLDYFPEDFLLFIDESHVTLPQVRAMYAGDRSRKNTLVDYGFRLPSAFDNRPLKFEEFEQKIKQVVFVSATPAAYELDHSSEVAEQIIRPTGLLDPEIVLKPVKGQIDDLYANIQETIAKGFRILVTTLTKRMAEDLTKYLKDLNVKTTYLHSDIDTIERMKIIRDLRAGEFDVLVGINLLREGLDIPEVALVAILDADKEGFLRSETSLIQTIGRAARNSESKVIMYADVVTNSMQRAISETNRRRAIQMKYNEDHGITPTTVIKQIRDIIEVSRVSEEGAQYRSFEEALEGTKENLEKTIEKFEAEMRAASKDLQFERAAQLRDQIFELRKKLNRISKS, from the coding sequence ATGGGAGAATTTAAGATTAAATCCAGCTATAAGCCTACCGGTGACCAGCCGGCAGCTATAGATAAATTGGTTAAATCCATTCAGGCCGGCAATAGGGGGCAGACCCTCTTGGGAGTTACCGGTTCCGGTAAGACCTTTACGATGGCCAATATTATAGAAAGAGTTCAGAAGCCTACCTTGGTTTTGGCCCATAATAAGACCCTGGCTGCACAGCTTTGTTCAGAGTTTAGAGAGTTTTTCCCGGACAGTGCCGTAGAGTATTTCGTATCTTATTACGATTACTACCAACCTGAGGCATATGTTCCGCAGACAGATACCTTCATAGAAAAGGATGCCTCTATCAATGATGAAATTGAAAGGTTAAGACACTCTGCCACTTCAGCTCTTTTTGAGAGAAGAGATGTAATTATAGTGGCTTCAGTTTCTTGTATATACGGCTTGGGTAATCCGGAAGAATATAAGAACCTGACTATTTCTTTGAGACAGGGTATGCAGAAGGATAGAGACGAAATAATAAAGAAGCTTGTAGAAATACAATATGAAAGAAATGAAATAGATTTTCACCGTGGTACCTTCAGAGTTAGGGGGGACGTGTTAGACATCGTACCTTCAAACTCAGTATCCAGAGGAATCAGGGTGGAGTTTTTTGGTGATGAAATTGATAGAATCCGGGAATTTGATATATTGACTGGAGAACTTTTAAAGGACCTAAAGCATGTATCCATATTCCCGGCCTCCCACTTTGCTACTTCAGCAGAACGTCTTGAAGTGGCCATAAGGAAAATAGAAGAGGAATTAGAGGAGAGACTTAAAGAACTAATAGCCCAGGATAAGGTGCTGGAAGCTCAACGATTAAAACAAAGGACAAATTTTGATATAGAGATGATGAGAGAGGTTGGCTACTGCAGTGGTATAGAAAACTATTCCAGAATATTGGATGGAAGAGACCCTGGGACACCACCTCAGACACTTTTAGACTATTTTCCTGAAGACTTTCTGCTGTTTATAGACGAAAGCCACGTTACCCTTCCACAGGTAAGAGCCATGTATGCCGGTGATCGGTCCAGAAAGAACACTTTAGTGGACTATGGCTTCAGACTGCCTTCTGCCTTTGACAACAGACCTCTTAAATTTGAAGAGTTTGAACAAAAGATTAAGCAGGTTGTCTTTGTCAGTGCTACACCTGCAGCCTATGAACTTGACCATTCCAGTGAGGTTGCAGAACAGATTATAAGACCTACAGGCCTGTTAGATCCTGAGATAGTACTCAAGCCTGTAAAAGGTCAGATAGACGATTTGTATGCCAATATTCAGGAAACCATAGCCAAGGGCTTTAGAATACTGGTAACAACCTTGACCAAGAGAATGGCAGAGGATCTGACTAAATATTTAAAGGATCTTAATGTTAAGACAACTTATCTTCATTCTGACATCGATACTATAGAAAGAATGAAGATTATCAGAGATCTTAGGGCAGGTGAATTTGACGTTCTAGTTGGTATAAACCTTTTAAGAGAAGGTTTGGACATTCCTGAAGTTGCCCTGGTGGCTATCTTGGATGCTGACAAGGAAGGCTTCTTAAGATCAGAGACCTCCTTGATACAGACCATCGGTAGAGCGGCCAGAAACAGTGAAAGCAAGGTTATTATGTATGCTGACGTGGTTACAAATTCCATGCAGAGGGCCATAAGTGAAACTAACAGAAGAAGAGCAATCCAGATGAAGTATAATGAAGACCATGGAATTACACCAACTACTGTAATAAAGCAGATTAGAGATATCATTGAAGTTTCCAGGGTATCCGAGGAAGGGGCACAATACCGCAGCTTTGAAGAGGCCTTGGAAGGTACCAAGGAAAACTTAGAAAAGACCATAGAAAAATTTGAAGCAGAGATGAGGGCCGCTTCCAAAGACCTGCAATTCGAAAGGGCGGCACAGCTTAGAGATCAAATCTTTGAGTTAAGGAAAAAGTTGAACAGGATCAGTAAAAGTTAA